One Caretta caretta isolate rCarCar2 chromosome 24, rCarCar1.hap1, whole genome shotgun sequence genomic region harbors:
- the LOC125626167 gene encoding kallikrein-15-like has protein sequence MTLLSIALLLGTAGAAWGSLTLKGNPCHPHSQPWQAAIFEHSMYKCGATLLSSRWVLTAAHCLTGPIHVRLGDYNLYAREGSEQYKAVAKSIIHPGYNCTDHDNDIMLLKLQTPATLNRYIQPLGLAYQCAEPDEQCSVSGWGTTLNAPENITIILYCTMVHIVSNEQCKASFPGHINRNMLCAGLKGGGTNSCEGDSGGPLVCNGKLQGVVSWGDVPCASTPKPSVYVNVCKYHHWLLATMWAN, from the exons ATGACGCTGCTGAGCATCGCGCTGCTCCTGGGGACTGCAG gtgcagcctggggcagTTTAACGCTCAAGGGGAACCCATGCCACCCCCACTCACAGCCCTGGCAGGCAGCCATCTTCGAACACTCCATGTACAAGTGCGGTGCCACCCTCCTCAGCAGCAGATGGGTCCTGACTGCAGCCCACTGCCTGACTGG ccccatccATGTGCGCCTGGGGGATTACAACCTGTATGCCCGTGAGGGGTCCGAGCAGTACAAAGCTGTGGCCAAAAGCATCATCCACCCTGGCTACAACTGCACGGACCACGACAATGACATCATGCTGCTCAAGCTGCAGACCCCGGCCACGCTCAACCGCTACATCCAGCCGCTGGGCCTGGCTTACCAGTGTGCGGAGCCGGACGAGCAGTGCTCGGTGTCGGGGTGGGGCACCACCCTCAACGCCCCTG AAAACATCACCATCATCCTCTACTGCACCATGGTCCACATCGTCTCCAATGAGCAGTGCAAGGCCAGCTTCCCCGGGCACATCAACAGGAACATGCTCTGTGCAGGCTTGAAGGGTGGGGGCACAAACTCCTGCGAG GGTGACTCCGGTGGCCCGCTGGTGTGtaatgggaagctgcagggtgTCGTGTCTTGGGGCGATGTGCCCTGTGCCTCCACCCCGAAACCCAGCGTCTACGTGAACGTCTGTAAATACCACCACTGGCTGCTGGCCACCATGTGGGCAAACTGA